tgaatttcaaatttattaatttagtaAATTTAGGAGTTTTTGGTGGGATcttacgatcctacgatccgattCTGTGAAACTAAAATCGATCCGACGTGGGATCCCGATTTTACAAACCTTGGTTACAATATGATGTAGTTTTGCAGCATGATATTTATACCAGTTTTCTTCATTGAAAGTGGTACTGAATTCAAGAGAACCAATAGTGCAGCAAACTTTGGCTACCGGACAATAACTTCGTACAACCATATAAAAATGTTGATAGTTTTCTAGAAACTAATTAAGTTTCAGCTTTTGTTGGTGGCTGGAAGATTTTCCACAGGCTTTTGCTGATGAAGGTGGAGTTCTCCACAGGCTGCAGGAAGACTTGGCTTTTGGTGAAGGTGGTAGCGCAGAAGTTGTCCCCAAGGTGCTTGCATCTCCATGTAGGAGGAGGAGAGGTCTGCCTGACAAATTGGCTGCAACATATCAAAAAGATTAGTAGAGAAAATATAAT
The genomic region above belongs to Coffea arabica cultivar ET-39 chromosome 7c, Coffea Arabica ET-39 HiFi, whole genome shotgun sequence and contains:
- the LOC140010508 gene encoding uncharacterized protein, with the protein product MGLMTPFAAGQERFRTLTSSYYRGAQGIVLDDAKESVKKGIRLRLLLMKVEFSTGCRKTWLLVKVVAQKLSPRCLHLHVGGGEVCLTNWLQHIKKISRENIISARSPIG